The sequence CACTCAATCCTCCAACATATGATGAAGCCATTACTCCACCTTTTTTAACATTGTCATTTAATATAGCAAGAGCAGCAGTAGTTCCTGGAGCACCAGCATGTTCTAGTCCCATCTCTTGGAAAATCTCGGCTATACTATCTCCCACAGCAGGAGTAGGAGCAAGAGATAGATCTATAATTCCAAAAGGAACATTTAATCTTTTAGCAGCCTCTTGAGCAACTATTTGTCCAGCTCTAGTTATTTTAAAAGCAGTCTTTTTAACTACTTCACAAAGAGTTTCAAAGTCAGCACCTTTAGCTTCAACAAGAGCTCTTTTTACAACTCCAGGTCCACTTACTCCAACATTTATTACGCAATCAGCTTCTCCAACTCCATGGAAAGCTCCAGCCATAAATGGATTATCTTCAACAGCATTACAGAATACTACAAGTTTTGCACAACCTAAACAATCAATATCTTTTGTAAGTTCAGCAGTTTCTACAATAATTTCTCCCATTCTTTTTACAGCATCCATATTAATTCCATTTCTTGAAGTTCCAACATTAACTGATGAACAAACTCTTTCAGTAACTTTCATAGCTTCTGGAATAGAGTCAATAAGTATCTTATCAGCAGGGGTACATCCCTTATGAACAAGGGCAGAAAAACCACCGATAAAGTTTACACCACAATCTTTAGCCGCTCTATCTAAAGTCTTTGCTATACTTACATAAGAATCAGTTTTACAACCAGCAGCAGCAATAGCAATAGGAGTAACAGATATTCTTTTATTCACAACAGGTATCCCATATTGTCTAGCTATATCATCTCCAACTTTTACTAAATCTTTAGCATAAGTTGTGATTTTTTTATATATTTTTTCATTGAATTTATCTACATCAGGGTCAGCACAATCTAAAAGACTAATACCCATAGTTATAGTACGTACATCTAGATTAGACTCAGCAATCATCTTATTTGTTTCTTGAATTTCTACTCTGGAAATCATCAAAATTCCTCCTTAATTTTATATACGGTGCATGCAGTTGAATATATCTTCATGTTGAACTGTAATTTTTACTCCAAGATTATTTCCAATTTCTATTAAATCATCTGTAAAAGCTTCAAGAGATTTAAAAGCTTTATCAGCATCTACGATCATCATCATATTAAAATACCCACTTACAATAGTTTGAGATATATCAAGAATATTGATATTTACCTCTGATAGATAAGTACAAACTTTAGCAATAATTCCAACTTTATCTGTTCCTAGAACAGTAATAATACATTTCATAAGATCCTCCTAAAATAATCATTTATACAGAAATAGTATCATAAAATGTGACAAATATCAAATGTTAAAAAAATTTTATTTTATTTTTAAATAAAAAATACTTTTAATTTTAAAAAAATGATGTTATAATCATAAATAGATTTTTAAAATGCTA comes from Fusobacterium necrogenes and encodes:
- a CDS encoding PFL family protein; this translates as MISRVEIQETNKMIAESNLDVRTITMGISLLDCADPDVDKFNEKIYKKITTYAKDLVKVGDDIARQYGIPVVNKRISVTPIAIAAAGCKTDSYVSIAKTLDRAAKDCGVNFIGGFSALVHKGCTPADKILIDSIPEAMKVTERVCSSVNVGTSRNGINMDAVKRMGEIIVETAELTKDIDCLGCAKLVVFCNAVEDNPFMAGAFHGVGEADCVINVGVSGPGVVKRALVEAKGADFETLCEVVKKTAFKITRAGQIVAQEAAKRLNVPFGIIDLSLAPTPAVGDSIAEIFQEMGLEHAGAPGTTAALAILNDNVKKGGVMASSYVGGLSGAFIPVSEDHAMIEAAKIGALTLEKLEAMTCVCSVGLDMIAIPGDTSAYTISGIIADESAIGMVNNKTTAVRIIPVIGKGVGEMVEFGGLLGYAPIMAVNKFKCDDFIKRGGRIPAPIHSFKN
- a CDS encoding ACT domain-containing protein, whose product is MKCIITVLGTDKVGIIAKVCTYLSEVNINILDISQTIVSGYFNMMMIVDADKAFKSLEAFTDDLIEIGNNLGVKITVQHEDIFNCMHRI